The segment CGCGTTTTTGATGAAGTACAAGGACAAGCTCGAGTCGCAGGTGGTCAACAGCGTGCTGGCCAACTTCAACGCGGCCGGCGCCACCGTCAAGGGCCTGGAAGCGGAATGGGTGTGGCGGCCAACGAAGGTCGACCGCCTGACGGGCAACGCCACCTGGCTCAAAGCCGTGTATGACGATTTTCTCTCGTGCGACGTCGATGCGGCGCGCGCGAATGGGCAGTCCTGCGGTTCGACGGCGCCACTGGTGAACGTGGGCGGCAGCACCATGAAGCATGCGCCGAAGTTTTCCACCACCGTGCAGTACGAGCATGATTTCACGGTCGCCGGCGGCCAGCTCACGCCGCGCGCTTCGGTGCACTATGAAACCATGTCGTACGTGGGGGCGGGCGCGTTCAACGGCGACGTGCCGGGCCACGCCGGCGTCAAGCGCCAGGAAGCCTACACGACCCTGGACCTGAGCCTGCGCTTCCAGCCGGCCAACAAGGCCTACACGGTCGAAGCGTTCGTGCAGAACGCCACGGACAAGGCCGTCAAGCTGGACGTCAATGAAATCTGCACGGACGTGGGCATGCCATGCCAGCCGACGCAGCAGATCTACGGCGCCTTCTACAACGCGCCGCGCACGTTTGGCGCGCGCGTGTCGATGAAGTTCTAAGTCAGGTAGTGTGAAAGAGCAGTTGCGGTAGCAGTCCACTCAGTAGGGAAGGTGTTGGGCCGGGGTTCTTCCCCGGCCTTTTTTATTCTAACGCTTATTCCAGGCTGGCTTGCACGCTGGCGATGCCGACCTGCGCGCTGCCTTCGGCCAGGCGCACGTTGACGTTCTGGCGCGCCTGCAGCTGCGCCGGCGAGCGCACGATATTCCCTTTTTCATCGCGCAGGATGGCGTAGCCGCGTTCCAGCGTGCGTTGGGGATTGAGCAGTTCCAGCTGCGCCGCCAGGCCGTCGAGGCGGTGGCGCCGCTGGCCCAGCTGCTGCGCCATGGCCGCGCCGCTGCGCCGCTGGGCTTCCAGCAGCCGCGCGCGCGATGCCGTGACGTCGGGCCGCAGGTTGGCCCAGCGCGAGCGCAGGCGTTCGAGCGCGTACTGCGACTGGTTCAGGGGCGCGCGCGCCGCATGCGTCATGGCCGTCGACAGGGCCAGCAGCTGCAAGCGCTGCTTCCGCAGCTGCGCTGTCGGGTTGAGCAGGCGGCGGCTGTGGCGGTCCAGCGTTTGCGCCGCGTCGTCGAGGCTGCGGCGCATGGCGCGGCGCAAATCGGCCGCATCGGCGCGCAGGGACGCCATCCAGTCGGCGCGCGGCGTGGCCGCCAGTTCGGCCGCCGCCGTCGGCGTGGCCGCGCGCAGGTCGGCCGCGAAGTCGGCGATGGTGAAATCCGTCTCGTGTCCCACGCCGCTGATCACGGGCATGGAACAGTCGGCAATCGCATGGGCCACGGCTTCATCGTTGAACGACCACAGGTCTTCGATGCTGCCGCCGCCACGGCACACGAGCAGCACGTCGCACTCGGCCCTTGTCGATGCCGTGCGGATGGCGTGCGCGATCTTTTCCGGCGCCTGCTGTCCCTGCACGGGTGTCGGGTACAGGATGATGTTGACGTGCGGCGCGCGGCGCTTGAGCGCGATCAGCACGTCGCGCAGGGCGGCCGCCTGCGGGCTGGTGACGATGCCGATGCTGCGCGCGAACATGGGGATGGCGCGCTTGCGCTCCTGGTCGAACAGGCCCTGCGCGGCCAGCTTTTCCTTCAGGCGCTGGAATGCTTCGTACAGTGCGCCCACGCCGGCGCGGCGGATGGCTTCCACGTTGATCTGGTAATCGCCGCGCGCGCCGTACAGGGTGACGAGCGCGCGCACTTCGACCTTGTCGCCTTCGCGCGGCGTGAAGCCCGCGTACTGGGCGCGGCCGCGGAACATCACGGCACGGACCTGGGCGCCATCGTCCTTCAAGGTGAAGTACCAGTGGCCGGAAGCGGCGCGCGTGAAGTTGGAAATCTCGCCGGCGATCCAGGTCAGGGGGAACGAGCGCTCGAGCAGGCGCGCGACGGCCTGGTTCAGGGCGCTGACGGTCAGCACGGGCGGGGCGGCAAAGCCGCTGTCAGTGGGGTTGTCGGTCATCATAAAGCTGGGAGCGGGAAGGGAACTGTCCACATATTATCGGCGAGGTCATGCTTATGTCATATATCGCGCAAAACAACAAGTTCTATTTCTAAGTAATTGATTTCATGACGAATTCCCGTATGCCTGATTTGCGTGCACAGGGAAAAAATCCTTTAATATCAAGCACATCAGTGTAGCCCCTGCCACTTACGCACAAAGTTATCCACAGAAAGTGTGCGGAACTTTTTGCCTTGGACAAACATGACACGGCTGGACCTGATCGAGCGATAAAAGTGCCTTGCTACATTTTTGCGCACGGAAATAAAGTACATAGGAATCAAGCGCTTAGTATGCCGTGAATGGCCTTGCGCACAATCTTATCCACAAAAAATGTGCAGAACTCTGGCGCGGCACCGGATTTATCCACTGCAAGGCATATTGCATGGCTTGCCTTAATTTTGCGCAGCATAAAAATAGCCATATAAATCAAGGGGGTAGCATCGAACCGTACGTCTTGCTCACAATCTTATCCACAGAATGTGTGCAAAACCGCATAAACCGTTTCGTCTTTTATCGTGTTTTTCCACCGCGCGATCAGCTTGATTTGCTGCCTCATTTTTCAGCATGAAAAAAAAGTCCTTTAAAATCAATGCTCTTGCATGGAGTCAATCGGCTTGCTCACAATCTTATCCACACTTTATGTGTGGAACTGCGCTGGCGCTGGAAAACTGCAGTTTTGAAGTGGAATCGGACCGTGAAAAACACGCTTTTCAGCCATTGCCACATTTTTATGCATGGTAATAAAAACGATATAAATCAATGTACTTGGCGCGTATCCGTACGCTTGCGCACAATCTTGTCCACAGATTGTGTGCAGAACTTTGACGGCCAGTCTGACGCCGATTGCGCGCCTGCTGCCACTTTTTTACGCATCGATTTAATCTCCTTTAAAATCAATGGCTTGATTACATTCCTCGGCTTTGCGCACAATCTTGTCCACAGTAAATGTGCAGAACTCTTCAAGTATTAACTTATTGACATTGACTACTATCGATAAGCTGCTATGCCTGTATTTTGCGCAGTATCATAATCTCCATGTAAATCAATCACTTGCATGCTGGACTTCATGCTTGCTCACAATCTTATCCACACAAAGTGTGCAAAACTGTGCCCCCGCCAGCACGCTGGGGACATGCAGGCGCCTCTTGCCGCCGGCGCGGCAACGCGCTACATTGCGCCATTCCTGCGCGCACGTACAATCGGTCTTCGGCGCTCGGTACAATACAGGCTGTTCTGGCGCTCCATCGCCTTCCCTTTACCAGGAGTTTCTTTTGCTCGCTATATTTCAAGCCGCTGGCTGGCCCATCTGGCTGTTGTTGATCGCTTCCATCGTCGCCCTGGCCCTGATCATCGAGCGCCTGCTGTATTTGCGGCGCGGAAAAATCCTGCCCCGCAAGCTGTTCGATGAAGTGGTGCAGGTGTATCGCAGCGGCAAGATCACGCCGGACACGGTGGCCAAGCTGGAAGACAATTCGCCGCTGGGCGTGGTGCTGGCCGCCGCCCTGCGCAATGTCGACGCGCCGCGCGAGGTGATGAAGGAATCGATCGAAGAGGCAGGCAGCGGCGTGGCCCACACGCTGGAACGTTTCCTGACGACCCTGGGCACCATCGCCACCCTGGCGCCGCTGATGGGTCTGTTCGGCACGGTGGTGGGCATGATTGAAATCTTCGGCTCGCAAAACGCCAGCGGCTCCAATCCGGCCCAGCTGGCGCACGGTATTTCGGTGGCCCTGTACAACACGGGTTTCGGCCTGGCCATCGCCATGCCGACCCTCGTTTTCTACCGCCACTTCCGCGCCCTCGTCGACAGCTTCGTCATCGACATGGAGCAGCAAGCCGTCAAGTTCGTCGACATCGTCCACAGTGGCCGCAAATGAACTTCCGCAAAGG is part of the Janthinobacterium sp. 67 genome and harbors:
- the xseA gene encoding exodeoxyribonuclease VII large subunit codes for the protein MMTDNPTDSGFAAPPVLTVSALNQAVARLLERSFPLTWIAGEISNFTRAASGHWYFTLKDDGAQVRAVMFRGRAQYAGFTPREGDKVEVRALVTLYGARGDYQINVEAIRRAGVGALYEAFQRLKEKLAAQGLFDQERKRAIPMFARSIGIVTSPQAAALRDVLIALKRRAPHVNIILYPTPVQGQQAPEKIAHAIRTASTRAECDVLLVCRGGGSIEDLWSFNDEAVAHAIADCSMPVISGVGHETDFTIADFAADLRAATPTAAAELAATPRADWMASLRADAADLRRAMRRSLDDAAQTLDRHSRRLLNPTAQLRKQRLQLLALSTAMTHAARAPLNQSQYALERLRSRWANLRPDVTASRARLLEAQRRSGAAMAQQLGQRRHRLDGLAAQLELLNPQRTLERGYAILRDEKGNIVRSPAQLQARQNVNVRLAEGSAQVGIASVQASLE
- a CDS encoding MotA/TolQ/ExbB proton channel family protein; this translates as MLAIFQAAGWPIWLLLIASIVALALIIERLLYLRRGKILPRKLFDEVVQVYRSGKITPDTVAKLEDNSPLGVVLAAALRNVDAPREVMKESIEEAGSGVAHTLERFLTTLGTIATLAPLMGLFGTVVGMIEIFGSQNASGSNPAQLAHGISVALYNTGFGLAIAMPTLVFYRHFRALVDSFVIDMEQQAVKFVDIVHSGRK